DNA from Leptospira harrisiae:
GATAGTGATTTTTTGTTAAGTGTTTTCATATTATTTTCCTCCGCTTGTCAATTTCCAACATTCCGCAACGACACTATAACTTTCCGTTGCAATAAAGGCTTGTTCATTTCTAGCAAAATTTAACTGAACGTTCTTCGCTAAGTCGCATGAATGTTTTGATTGAGCCTCATCTAAAAGTGTTGAATAGTTTTTGTAATCACCTATTTGAATGCCAATAATATAAAATACTGCGTTAGTCGATGTAACCGAACTATTTACTAACTCGTATTTGACGTTCTTGCCTGTGAAAACAGGCTTTGTGCTCATGTATTTAACTGCAGGTGTGCTACAATTAGCAATTGCAATAACCAAAATGGCAATGAAAAATATGGACATTTTTCTCATGTGTTTCTCCTTAATTCAGATCAGGAAATAGCTGGAGCTTTGAATGTCAAACAAAAGAATCGTAAACACAGGCTAATTAAAGTTATTTTAACTTTTTTTTCCAAATTACCATTCCAAATATCAAAACACCAATCCAAGGTTAAGTTTGCACCGCCTGATCCGTGTTTTAATGTTGGGGGGCAAAACAGGGATTCGTTGGGTCTTTCGATAAAAATATAATATTCTACTTATTACTTGCAATTGTTTCTTTTCTTATGAAGATACTGAAAATAATCTGCGATCAGGCTTTGACTAGGATAATAAAAATTCTAGTGCTCTAATGCGCCTATTCCAGTATTTTTTGTATTGTCGCTGTGTTCTGCAACAAACTCAAAAAGAATATTGTGTTTGTTTCGGTTTAAAAAAACTTTTGCGCAGTTTTCTCTTTTATTAAGAAACCCTGTAGGCTTTGTTAGAATTGTCTTCAAACTCTGCTGGAAGATTGTTACTTTACTGATTCTTTTTTTGAGTTGGTTTTTAGCCGCTCTTTCCAAAATAAAAACGGATACTCAACTAAGAGATATAGTAAGTAACTAATACAAAATGTAAGAAATAGAAAATTGATTACCGTAGAACCGTAATCGAACCAATTTGCGGTACCAATTTTGTTGATCTTGGCTGTTGCGCTCTTGATTGCCAGAATGGCAATCATACCATTCCAAAGATACATTGTATAACTTAAGCGGGCAATAGGTCGAAATATTCTAAGTTCAAAGAAAGATTTTAAAATGTTTTGCTCTGAGAGACAGAGCAAAAGAAGCATGCCGAAGATGATATTGTATCCGTTAAAAGAAAACACATAATAAAAAAATGGGAAGCTATGTTGTGAAAAAAACAAAGTCGATCCATACCCAAGTAAAATGATTGGAATTAGAATATTTTGGAATCGTTTGACCAGTGTTTGAATGTTCCAATGTAAATGTAAATCCATTACAATGACTCCAGCAATCAGGTCGTCGAATCGAAAATGGAAAGAGTGGTGATTCGGATATTGGGTTGCTGAATCGAAATAAGAGAATATTCTAAAAAAAAGTGGAACTAAATACAGAAAGAAAAGGAACAACAATCGGCTCCCTTTTGCTAAACGAAATATTACAAAAGCGGAGAGAAATGGAAGTATTAAATAGAACTTCTCCTCTATTGATAACGACCAAGTGTGAACATTATAACTCTGAAAATAATCAGACATATAAATTAAATCGAATTTAAAATTTTCTATTTGTGCTAGAACTGATTCGGCAGACGCAGCAAGTTCTGCTGTCCCAGTCGCTTGTGAGTTCACTAAGGTTTCCGCGATTTTTAAGGCTACCAAATGCGCTAAGATCAAATAAAAATAGTAGGCTGGAAATATTCTTAAAGAACGGTTAATAAAAAATAATCTAAAATTTATTTGGCGTTTTTTTTCCCATTCTTTCATAAGACCAAAGGAAATTAAATAGCCACTTAAAACAAAAAATAGGGCGACTCCAGATTGTAATCCCGGATAGATAATTGCAATATATCCTGTAAACATCCCAGTAAACTCAAGGAAAGGAGAAGTATGAAAAATTAAAATACCTAAAATTGCGAAAGCCCGTAGACCATTTAGAGATTCGATTTCCCCAGCTCTTTGTCTAAAAACAGATAAAAAAGCATCTTTCAGCACTGACATATAGTGATATTACCTACTGGGATTTAATTGAAACCAAGGATCTTAAGTTTAATCCAAAAAATAACATTCAAATTTATCAAAGTTCCGGAGACAAGAAATAAAGACGGCTAATTCCATAATTCATCGGATTCCTTTTCCGAATAGAATCAAAAAAAATAAGAGTTTCCTCTCTTTTTTTGCGAACTAAATTGGATTAGGCTGGGACTTTTAATCGTATGAATGACAAATCCTATATTGAACTTTTAAACCAATCGAAGTCTGGTGATCACAGAGCTTGGACTGTATTACAAAATCGGTTCTCTCGTTTTGCGACCAAATTTGCATCTAAGATGATCAACGATGATGATCTTTCGCAGGATGTGGTGCAGGAATCTTTTTGGGATTTGTATCAAAATCTAGAAAAAATAACATCGCCAGTGGCCTTTCCTACACTTTTGAAAAGGGCAATTATTAAACACAGTGACCGCATTTTACGGAAAAAGGAAAACCAAAATTTAGTTTTTGTGGATCCGAAGCAAATAGATCAAAATTCTGATGAGTTAGATTCCTCGTATTTTGAGAAAGAATGTTATGAAACAATATTTAACAATGTAAATAAATTAGATCCCGATGATCAGAAGTTAGTTGAACTTTATTATTACAAAAATTATTCGTTAGATGAAATTTCAAAATCAGAGGGCAAAACATTATCATTTATCAAAAAAAGACATGTTTACGTCAAAAAAATTCTCAGAAACGGAATCGGTGAGACGTTTCGGCCTGAGGCCAACTCGCAATTTATGATGGTAGCTTAGGAGATAAAATTGGAAACAACTCAAGTTTACTCTAATGGACAAATCGAAAATGTATATCTGGAACAACGTAAAGTATTTCTTTGGGGGGAAGTTAACGATAACTCTGCAAGATATTTAATCGATCGTTTTTTGTATTTAGAAGCTATGGATCCAACAAGACCAATTCATTTATACATTCACTCTCCCGGAGGGTCAACTTATGCAGGTTTGGCGATACTTGATGTAATGAAGAGCCTCCATAATCCTGTTTATACTACTTGTTTAGGAATGGCCATGTCTTTTGGTGCTGTTTTACTTCTATCAGGAGCAAAAGGAAATCGGTTTGCATATCCTCACAGTAAAGTGCTCATCCACCAGCCACATGTGATGGGAGAATTCAAAGGTCCTGCGGAAGACATTCGTATATTTGCTGAGTCGGTAAGAAGAGAAAAAGACCTGTTAAATGAAATTATGGCTAAGGCAACCGGCCAACCTTTAGAAAAACTGATGGAGGATACGGAAAGAGATACTTGGTTTTCGGCAAAGGAAGCACTCGAATATGGAATCATTGATAAAATTATCGGTGATTGAATTCAATTAAGGAGACATAATGTCGTGCGCAAATTGACAACCCCCCACCCGAGTTAGGGTGGAGGGGAGTGGCTTGTGGGATTTGCGAAAAACCCTTCTATTCTAATTTCCAGATTTTTACAAGATACATCCCAAATTCTCCAATTTAATTTTCAATCTTTTCGCGTTTTTGCAGGGGTATTCCTTGAATGTACTGAATATATGAACCTATTTTTTCAAAAAATATACACCGGTCCTCAATTTAGTTTGTTCAAATGCAACCAATGGGTTTGCAACGGTGGCACTTGATTTTTACTGCAAAGGTTTTATCTCACGAAATACAATTGATCCTAAAAAACATGGGATCACTAAGAAAGCATTGATACTTCCATGAACCAATACCATCAAAGGAAAACCAAAAATGTATTTTGGAAAATCAGAGTAAAATTCATGAAAGAGAGCTATTAGGAAAGTGAGGCAAAGAAAAAACAAACTACACCTACCCAAAAATTGAGATATCCTGTTTGGGTTTTGAGATAAAATCTTTGAATGTAGAATAGCAACAGGAAGTAAAATGGAATATCCAACCACACCCAATTTTTTTAAAAATGGATTTCCGTAGATTCCAAATGCGATGATCAGAAAAAAAATAACAATTGCCAGATTAAAAAATATAGCGATTTTTGTGCTTAGGTTCCTCGCTGAAAGGTAACTGATCCCCGATAAAAACAGCCAACCTATGAAACAACTATGAATGGCTGCATAGTAACTCCAGGTAGTTTGATATCCAAGTAAGTGGCATTCATTCATACCACAAAAGAACCAAATTGAAGAAAGAAAACCAAATCCCAATGGAACTAATTTGATCCAAGTATGGAACAGAAATAAATTTTTCCAGTAGATTCTACAAAATAAAATTATTCCAAATCCTGAAAAAAAAGTCCACGTAATGGTTAACTTTGGTATATTACAATTAATTGCTAAAAGCAAAAGAAAAAAAGAAATCAAGTGAACTTGTTTATATATTTTTGATTGGAACAAAAAGAATCGATTACTGAAAAATGGTGCAATTAAATATCCGAAACTAAGTATTACCAGTAATATACAATTTTCGTTCATTAGGCAGATTAAAAATGTCACAGATACAGAGATCAACACAAGAAATTTTTAGTTTTCATCTGATTGAATTGCGATTTTTCCAATTTCCTTATTATTTATTTTTTTATCTGAAAGGAAAAAAAGTAAAAGGCCTCAATCATATAGAACGATTTGTTCCTATGCAATTGGGAGAATCTATCCTTTCCCCCAAAAGATATTTTTTTTCACGAATTGTTTTCCTTTTTCATTGGAAATCGGAAGAAGATTTGGAAATTTTTCTAAATAGTTTGGAGAACGATCCCATGACTTCTGGTTGGCAGATTCGATTACGATTGTATCGTCGATGGGGAAAATTAAAAGAATTAGATTCCGCCAAACTTTATTCTTTCCATTCAGAATTAACAAAACCGATTACTGCAATAACAATTGCTAGGCTAAAGTTGTCACAGCTGATTCGATTTACAAAATGGGGGAAACCAGTAGAGAAACAAGTAAGGAATCATCCTGGAAAATCAATTGCTTTTGCTGCTTTTCGGCCCTTCGGAAATTTTTCAACTTTTAGTATTTGGAACTCGGAAAAAGAAATGCTCCAAATGGTCCATGGAAGGGATTCGATGAAAGATGGGTCGGAACATAAAGAAGCAATGATTGAAAGGAACCGAAAGGATTTCCATTATGAGTTTACAACACTTCGTTTTGAAATCATAAAAGAAATAGGAGTAAGAACTACATTTGGCATCATGTAAAATTCCTATGAATAGGACACCGTTTGTCTTATATAAGGCATACCGTAGATGTGATTTACTTCAAGATAAATCCATTTTATTGTTTAATCTCCACCTTGCACAAAGAAAATCATCATCCATTTATTGTTTTTCTTTGAAAATCCTACACGATGGTCCATCGGGCTTCTTAAGTATTGTTCGCAAACATATCCAACCTGTCCGTCAGAAATACATACCTTACTCCAGTTACATGGTTCCTTTGGATCTGGTTTTAGAGTTTCATCATATTCATTTTTAACAAACTCCCAGCTAAGTTGTGTTACTACGGCACCTTTTTTGGATGGTTTGTTGCGAATGTTGACCGTATTTCCTGTGATAAGTGAATAACTATAAGAATCTACTGATTCCGGGGTTTGAGTGAATAAAAAAGGAGCGGACCAGATATTGTCTTTATAAGCAAAACCAAGATTGATTGTTTGGGAAAATACCTTCCAAAAATCGGAATTTTTTGGATTTTGATTTAAATTCCAATACTTTAAAAATTTCGTTTTTCCCATCCCGTCTTCAGAAAAATCAAATGAAATCTTCGGATCAACAATTGATTCGATAAATTTTATATCTTTGTCTGAGATTGCTTTTTCTAACTTTTGTTTAAAGGAAAAAAAATCTTTGTCTTCTCTAGATGTATCACTTGGTTTTAAAAAAATAGGATCAAAAGGCTCGCAAGGGAGGAGTGGGGAAAAGGTTGAGACTAAGATGAGAAAAACAATGGTAATGTGAATTTTCATTTTCGTTCCTAATGTTTATAGTTTCTATTTAGTAGGCTATAATGGTATATTAATGTTACAATTGGCAACTCAATTTTTTTATGACTAAGACATTGTTAGTTTGGTTCGTAATCAAATCCCGCAATGTATTTTAAATTCAATAATGCCCTTTCGTATTCTACTAAAGCATCAATATATTTTAATCTTGTTTCATTATAAGATCTTGTTGTGTCTAAAAATTCAAGTAAGGTGGAACCGCCACCTTTATAAGCTAATTCAACTATTTTGACTGCTTGTTGTGATTTTAATAAAGAGATTTGACGCATCTGCTCAAGTGCATCAAACCTTACTTTTAATTCTTCTTCGGTAATTGCCATTTCTTTCGCTAAATTTAAAAATAATTCTTCTCGAAATAGTGCGGCTTGTTTTCGCGTTGATTGGCTTTTTGCAATTTCCCCTTGGTTTCTTGAAAAAACTGGTAATTCCAAATTCGCGGACATACCGTACATAAACTGGTTTTGTTGGACTAGAGAATCGAAGAGAATGCTGACATTTGGCACAGCGTTTGCTTTTTGTAGTTTGAAATTTGCTAAAGCTACATCTTCTGCATTTGCTAATGCCAAATAATCAGGCCTTCCTTCTGTTGCTAATTTTAATAATCTATCAGCATCGATTTTTGGTAATTGTTTTAAAGAATCCAAATTGCCGGAAAGAAATATGTCTACCTCACTCGGGTTTAATCCTAAAACAACAATGAGTTCATTTTTTAATTTTATGTAATCAACTTGAGCAGATACTTTTGCTACGGCATATTGATCTTGTGCTACCTCAGATCTTAATAATTCTAATTTAGATATATCTTCTTTTTTAAATCTAATTTTATTGATTTCAACAATGTTGACTAAGTTTTTATAGTTTTCTTCTGCTAATAAATATCTTTCTCGTGCAGCCAATGTAGCGATAAATAGATTTCCGGTTCCTAATGATATTTTGCGTAGCGATTCTAAATAAATTAGTTCCTCCATCTTTAGTTTTTTATTCGCAACATTAATCCGTTCTTCTCGTTTGTTTTCCGTTTCATAAATGAAACCAAAACTAACACCATATTGGTTTCTGTTTGGATCAAATTCTTTTGATGTGGGATTGTAAGGCAAAACGTCGGCCACAAGATTAAGGAAGGGATTGGGCCGAAGTCCTGCAGTAATTCGATCCGCTTTGCTAAATTCAATTTCGTATTTAGCAATAGCAACTTGTTTGTTGTTTTGAAGTGCAAACCGAATTGCTTCGTCGAAACTGAAATCTTTTTTAGATTTTTCTTTTGAAAAAATGGGCGTACAAATCAAACTAGCGGTGAACAAAAAACAAAAAAAAGAAAATTTAAAAATACGTTTAGATTTGCGCATGGCGTAGTTTTCTTTGTTCGCTTAGATAACAGAGTAGAGGGATTGTGAAATTACCAATAATGAGAGTGAATAACAAACCACCTACAATCACTGTCGCCATCGGCCTTTGGATGTCTGAACCTATTTCGTTAGTTAACATTGCGGGAAGTAATCCAATGATAGCCGTTGTAAGAGTTAAGAATCTGGGCCGAAATTGAATTTCTGAAACATGAGAAATTAGTCTTTTGAGATCTACTTCTGATTTGATTGGTGAATTTTCTTTTTCATGGTTAAAATTGGAAACAAAGAGAACACCTCCCATAATGGAGATTCCGAAAAGAGAAATTAGGCCGACGCCAGAGGAAACATTGAAGTGCATTCCTCTTATCAAAAGAAAAGAAAGTCCACCTAAGGCAGCCACTGGGATACTTGACATCACTAATAGACTATCTGAAATATTGTGAAACATAAGATATAGAATAAATAAAATGATGGCAAAGGTAAGTGGCACTGCAACCATCAATCGTTTGCTTGCTCTTGTTAGGTTTTCAAATTGGCCTCCCCATTCAATTTCTACATCGGAAGGTAGTTTGATATGGTTAGAGACAATTTTTTTTGCTTCATTCACAAATCCGCCTTGGTCTCTTCCTTCGATATTGATCCAAACAGAAACCATCCGATTTCCATTTTTACGTGCAATTTTTGCAGGCATTTCTTTTAATTCTAATTTGGCTACTGACGATAAAGGGTATTTGCTTTCATATTTACTTTTTATATTGATGTTACCGATTGAGTTAACGGATGTTCTATACTCTTCGGGATATCGAACCGTAATATTGTAAATGTGGTTATCGAGATATAGTTTGCTAATCTCTTTCCCTCCAACTGCAATTTCTGTAATATCTTGAATGTCGGAAAAATTAATCCCTGCTCTTGCTGCTGCTTCTCTATCAATAGAAATCACAAGCTCAGTATTAGGGCCTTCTTGTTCTATCCCAATGGCAGAGACACCTTGTACCTTTTCTAATGCGGACTCAATTTCCGTTGCTTTTTGCCAAAGAACAGAAACATCCCTTCCAGAAAGTTGAATGGAAAGGTCTGCTGCAGAACCTGTGACAGCTTCCGCCACATTATCAAGAATGGGTTGAGAAAAACTAAATTTTGCACCAGGAACAATTCGTTCAAATTTTTCCTTGATCTGTTCAATCATCTCAGATTTCGATTTTACAGTTTTCCATTTAGAATAATCTTCTAAAGTAATCAATCCTTCAATTCGATTCGGACCAAACGGATCGGTTCCATCATCATTTCTACCCGATTGAGTGATGATTACTTTGGCTTCAGGAAATTCTCCCACAGCTTCTCGCAATAAATTGGCTACATTTGCAGTTCGATCTAAATGAATTCCCGTTGGCAATTTGCATCGAAAATTAATCGCACCCTCATCTAGTTCTGGTAAAAACTCAGTTCCAAGCCCTAAAAAAACTAAAACAAGTAGTGTGACGACAATAGCATAGATACGTGTGCTTATCTTTTTTGAATGGTCTAGAAAAAAATGAAGAAACTCTAAGAAGTAAATTCTGGCACGAGTGAGGATAAAAAATTCTTTAGTTTGTCGACGTTTTTCGTCTTTAAAAAACCGTGAAAAGATAACAGGCAATACTGTTAACGAAAATAACAAAGCACCTATGAGTGTGAATGCCAAACCAAAGGCCATTGGTTTGAAAAGTTTTCCTTCCACTCTTTCAAAAAGAAAAATGGGTAAGTAAGCACAAAGGATCACTGCTATGGAAAAAAAAACCTCTTTTTCCGTGTGATCTGAGGAACGAAGGATCAATTCATCCAGAGGAACTTTCTTTTTTGAAACGGAAGAGATTGCAATTGTTGTAATGATTCCTTCAATGATAACAATAGAACTATCTACGATGATTCCAAAATCAATCGCACCTAAAGAAAGTAAGTTGGCTGGTATTTCGATCAAGTGCATTAAACAGAAAGAGAATAAAAGTGAAAATGGAATGGTAACCGCAACGGCAAGGGCAACTCTATAATTTCCAAGAAGGAAAATCAAAACAATCATGACAATTGTGATTCCTTCCATCATGGTACGGACAACCGTTTTTAATGTATTGGATACGAGTTCTTCTCTATCATATAAAATTCGAATACGTATGCCTTTATTCTTTAGAAAACTTTCTAAGTTTTTGATTCTTTCTTTGACTAATTTTAAAACTTCAGAAGGGTTTTCTCCTTTTCGCATCATCACGATGCCTTGGACACCGGAATTGATTTCTTTACCTGATTTTAATCGATATCCAAGAATTCCTTTGGGGGGATGGGGGATGACTCTTACTTTTCCAATGTCTTTTACATAAATCGGAATGTCTCTTTTTTCGGTAACAATGATGTTTTCTATATCTTTTTCATTTTCGATAGCACCTAATGCACGCACTGGAATGGCTTGGTTCCCATGTTTAAAAATGTTACCTCCTGTATTTGCATTGTTTTCTTCAATGGCTAATACCAAATCTCTCAGGAAAACATTGTATTTGTCCTGATTGATAGGATTAATTTCAATTTGGTATTCTTTAATATCACCACCAAACGTAATGACATCAGCAACACCTTGGATTTGTTGGATCCGAGGTGCGAGTTCCCAATCTTGAATGCTTCGTAGTTCCATCGTAGGAATACCATCACCTTCTACAGCATACCGCAAAATTTCTCCTACGGGGGAAGTTAAGGGGCCGAGTTCTGGGACTTCCGTTCCTTCTGGCAATTGAATGGATTTTAATCTCTCGTTAACTTGGTTTCTTGCAAAGTATTCATCTGTGTGATCTTTAAACGTCAAACGAATGACAGATAATCCAAAAATACTTTGTGACCTAGTTGTTGTTAGTCCAGGAATTCCGGTTAACGCACGTTCTAAGGGAATGGATACTAATTTTTCAACTTCAGAAGAGGCGCGACCATCAAATTTTGTGATTACAATCACTTCAGTATCCGAAACATCCGGATAAGCATCGATTTTTAAATGTGTGACCGAATAAATTCCAAATGCAGAAACCATCAAAAAACAAAACAATACGATCGGAGAGTTTTTGAGTGAAAAACGAATGAAACCCATTAGTAACCGAAACTAAGTCCTTTTAATAAGGTAGAACCGTGTGAAACAACTTTGTCATTGAGTTTCAGTCCAGATAGTATTTGAGTGTAGTCTTCTGTTTCGATTCCTGTTTCTACTTGGATCCTTTGGAAACTTGTTGAGTCTACTTGTTTAAAAATATAACTAGTATCACCAATTAAAATAATTGATTCGTTTGGAACAGAAAGAGCTTCCATATTTTCTAACTCCACTTGTCCCGTTCCAAACATTCCTGGTTTGAATTGATTGGCAGTATTTTTTGTGATAATGATTACTTTGACTGTTCGACTAACAGGATCAAT
Protein-coding regions in this window:
- a CDS encoding ClpP family protease, encoding METTQVYSNGQIENVYLEQRKVFLWGEVNDNSARYLIDRFLYLEAMDPTRPIHLYIHSPGGSTYAGLAILDVMKSLHNPVYTTCLGMAMSFGAVLLLSGAKGNRFAYPHSKVLIHQPHVMGEFKGPAEDIRIFAESVRREKDLLNEIMAKATGQPLEKLMEDTERDTWFSAKEALEYGIIDKIIGD
- a CDS encoding acyltransferase family protein, with protein sequence MSVLKDAFLSVFRQRAGEIESLNGLRAFAILGILIFHTSPFLEFTGMFTGYIAIIYPGLQSGVALFFVLSGYLISFGLMKEWEKKRQINFRLFFINRSLRIFPAYYFYLILAHLVALKIAETLVNSQATGTAELAASAESVLAQIENFKFDLIYMSDYFQSYNVHTWSLSIEEKFYLILPFLSAFVIFRLAKGSRLLFLFFLYLVPLFFRIFSYFDSATQYPNHHSFHFRFDDLIAGVIVMDLHLHWNIQTLVKRFQNILIPIILLGYGSTLFFSQHSFPFFYYVFSFNGYNIIFGMLLLLCLSEQNILKSFFELRIFRPIARLSYTMYLWNGMIAILAIKSATAKINKIGTANWFDYGSTVINFLFLTFCISYLLYLLVEYPFLFWKERLKTNSKKESVK
- a CDS encoding efflux RND transporter permease subunit, with amino-acid sequence MGFIRFSLKNSPIVLFCFLMVSAFGIYSVTHLKIDAYPDVSDTEVIVITKFDGRASSEVEKLVSIPLERALTGIPGLTTTRSQSIFGLSVIRLTFKDHTDEYFARNQVNERLKSIQLPEGTEVPELGPLTSPVGEILRYAVEGDGIPTMELRSIQDWELAPRIQQIQGVADVITFGGDIKEYQIEINPINQDKYNVFLRDLVLAIEENNANTGGNIFKHGNQAIPVRALGAIENEKDIENIIVTEKRDIPIYVKDIGKVRVIPHPPKGILGYRLKSGKEINSGVQGIVMMRKGENPSEVLKLVKERIKNLESFLKNKGIRIRILYDREELVSNTLKTVVRTMMEGITIVMIVLIFLLGNYRVALAVAVTIPFSLLFSFCLMHLIEIPANLLSLGAIDFGIIVDSSIVIIEGIITTIAISSVSKKKVPLDELILRSSDHTEKEVFFSIAVILCAYLPIFLFERVEGKLFKPMAFGLAFTLIGALLFSLTVLPVIFSRFFKDEKRRQTKEFFILTRARIYFLEFLHFFLDHSKKISTRIYAIVVTLLVLVFLGLGTEFLPELDEGAINFRCKLPTGIHLDRTANVANLLREAVGEFPEAKVIITQSGRNDDGTDPFGPNRIEGLITLEDYSKWKTVKSKSEMIEQIKEKFERIVPGAKFSFSQPILDNVAEAVTGSAADLSIQLSGRDVSVLWQKATEIESALEKVQGVSAIGIEQEGPNTELVISIDREAAARAGINFSDIQDITEIAVGGKEISKLYLDNHIYNITVRYPEEYRTSVNSIGNINIKSKYESKYPLSSVAKLELKEMPAKIARKNGNRMVSVWINIEGRDQGGFVNEAKKIVSNHIKLPSDVEIEWGGQFENLTRASKRLMVAVPLTFAIILFILYLMFHNISDSLLVMSSIPVAALGGLSFLLIRGMHFNVSSGVGLISLFGISIMGGVLFVSNFNHEKENSPIKSEVDLKRLISHVSEIQFRPRFLTLTTAIIGLLPAMLTNEIGSDIQRPMATVIVGGLLFTLIIGNFTIPLLCYLSEQRKLRHAQI
- a CDS encoding SH3 domain-containing protein, which translates into the protein MKIHITIVFLILVSTFSPLLPCEPFDPIFLKPSDTSREDKDFFSFKQKLEKAISDKDIKFIESIVDPKISFDFSEDGMGKTKFLKYWNLNQNPKNSDFWKVFSQTINLGFAYKDNIWSAPFLFTQTPESVDSYSYSLITGNTVNIRNKPSKKGAVVTQLSWEFVKNEYDETLKPDPKEPCNWSKVCISDGQVGYVCEQYLRSPMDHRVGFSKKNNKWMMIFFVQGGD
- a CDS encoding YndJ family transporter, which codes for MNENCILLVILSFGYLIAPFFSNRFFLFQSKIYKQVHLISFFLLLLAINCNIPKLTITWTFFSGFGIILFCRIYWKNLFLFHTWIKLVPLGFGFLSSIWFFCGMNECHLLGYQTTWSYYAAIHSCFIGWLFLSGISYLSARNLSTKIAIFFNLAIVIFFLIIAFGIYGNPFLKKLGVVGYSILLPVAILHSKILSQNPNRISQFLGRCSLFFLCLTFLIALFHEFYSDFPKYIFGFPLMVLVHGSINAFLVIPCFLGSIVFREIKPLQ
- a CDS encoding RNA polymerase sigma factor, giving the protein MNDKSYIELLNQSKSGDHRAWTVLQNRFSRFATKFASKMINDDDLSQDVVQESFWDLYQNLEKITSPVAFPTLLKRAIIKHSDRILRKKENQNLVFVDPKQIDQNSDELDSSYFEKECYETIFNNVNKLDPDDQKLVELYYYKNYSLDEISKSEGKTLSFIKKRHVYVKKILRNGIGETFRPEANSQFMMVA
- a CDS encoding TolC family protein; the encoded protein is MRKSKRIFKFSFFCFLFTASLICTPIFSKEKSKKDFSFDEAIRFALQNNKQVAIAKYEIEFSKADRITAGLRPNPFLNLVADVLPYNPTSKEFDPNRNQYGVSFGFIYETENKREERINVANKKLKMEELIYLESLRKISLGTGNLFIATLAARERYLLAEENYKNLVNIVEINKIRFKKEDISKLELLRSEVAQDQYAVAKVSAQVDYIKLKNELIVVLGLNPSEVDIFLSGNLDSLKQLPKIDADRLLKLATEGRPDYLALANAEDVALANFKLQKANAVPNVSILFDSLVQQNQFMYGMSANLELPVFSRNQGEIAKSQSTRKQAALFREELFLNLAKEMAITEEELKVRFDALEQMRQISLLKSQQAVKIVELAYKGGGSTLLEFLDTTRSYNETRLKYIDALVEYERALLNLKYIAGFDYEPN